In Lotus japonicus ecotype B-129 chromosome 5, LjGifu_v1.2, one genomic interval encodes:
- the LOC130719157 gene encoding uncharacterized protein LOC130719157: protein MRRSTRLSREKTKKTVYLPPLSGESEIVDPEKRKVSFIEKGFNTQARETLDNEIARMFYSFGSPFHLARNPHYRNAFSYACNNSISGYQPPGYNKLRTTLLMNERSHVERLLVPIKSTWSEKGVIIVSDGWSDPQRRPLINFMAVTEDGPMFLKAVDCSNVTKDKEFIAKHLNDVIMEVGPSNVVQVVTDNAPVCKAAGLIVENEFPTIYWTPCVVHTLNLALKNICAAKNTEKNFVVYDECSWITIIDEDAMLIENFIVCHSMRLSIFNSFNSLKMLSIAPTRFASTIVMLKRFKQIKKGLQEMVISEEWSTYKDDDLLKAKFVKETLLDDLWWDKVDYILSFTSPIYDVLRRMDTDASTLHTVYEMWDSMIENVKKLIYKYERKMDFEHSPFYEVVHGILVDRWTKSSTPLHCLAHSLNPRYYSAAWLAEDSSRVRPHLDLEITRERTKCFKRFFPDPEEGRKVNVEFANFAGGREGFADIDSLGDMGNIGAKEWWIIHGINAPTLSTPCP from the exons ATGAGGCGCAGCACAAGATTGAGcagagaaaaaacaaaaaaaacagtCTATTTGCCCCCACTTTCCGGTGAGAGTGAGATTGTTGATCCGGAAAAGAGGAAGGTATCATTTATAGAAAAGGGCTTCAATACTCAAGCTAGGGAAACACTTGACAATGAGATAGCTAGAATGTTTTATTCTTTTGGGTCGCCATTTCATCTTGCAAGAAATCCGCATTATAGGAATGCATTTTCTTATGCTTGCAATAATTCTATTAGTGGATATCAACCTCCCGGTTATAACAAGTTGAGAACTACTTTGTTAATGAATGAAAGAAGTCATGTAGAGAGGCTATTGGTGCCAATCAAGAGTACTTGGAGCGAAAAAGGAGTCATAATTGTTAGCGATGGGTGGAGTGATCCTCAAAGGAGACCTCTTATTAATTTCATGGCGGTCACAGAGGATGGACCTATGTTTTTAAAAGCTGTAGATTGTTCCAATGTTACAAAGGACAAGGAATTCATTGCCAAACACTTGAATGATGTTATAATGGAGGTTGGCCCCTCTAATGTGGTGCAAGTGGTGACTGATAATGCACCGGTTTGCAAGGCGGCAGGTTTAATTGTTGAGAATGAATTTCCAACAATTTATTGGACTCCTTGTGTGGTGCATACCCTCAATCTTGCTTTGAAGAATATTTGTGCTGCGAAGAATACTGAGAAGAACTTTGTTGTGTATGATGAATGTTCTTGGATCACAATAATTGATGAAGATGCTATGTTAATTGAGAACTTCATTGTGTGTCACTCTATGAGGTTATCTATTTTTAACTCTTTCAATTCTTTGAAGATGCTCTCCATTGCTCCTACAAGATTTGCTTCCACTATAGTGATGCTCAAGAGGTTTAAGCAGATAAAGAAAGGGCTTCAAGAGATGGTCATTAGTGAGGAATGGTCTACCTACAAGGATGATGATCTTCTAAAGGccaaatttgtgaaggaaacttTGTTGGATGATCTTTGGTGGGACAAAGTGGATTACATTCTTTCTTTCACAAGCCCTATCTATGATGTTTTAAGAAGAATGGACACGGATGCTTCAACTCTTCACACAGTATATGAAATGTGGGATTCTATGATTGAAAATGTGAAAAAGCTCATATACAAGTATGAAAGAAAGATGGACTTCGAGCACTCTCCATTTTATGAGGTAGTTCATGGCATATTAGTTGATCGTTGGACAAAGAGTAGCACACCTCTTCATTGTTTAGCTCACTCATTGAACCCAAG ATATTATAGTGCTGCATGGCTTGCTGAAGATTCGAGTAGAGTTCGTCCACATCTAGATCTGGAAATTACCCGTGAAAGGACCAAATGCTTCAAAAGATTTTTTCCGGATCCGGAAGAGGGGAGAAAAGTGAATGTAGAGTTTGCTAACTTTGCGGGTGGAAGAGAAGGATTTGCTGACATTGACAGTTTGGGTGATATGGGAAATATTGGTGCTAAGGAGTGGTGGATTATTCATGGTATTAATGCTCCAACACTTTCAACCCCTTGCCCTTAA